In Nocardia sputorum, a single genomic region encodes these proteins:
- a CDS encoding benzoate/H(+) symporter BenE family transporter, whose amino-acid sequence MSNASTAETTATGEPERARAGLVPPISAGAVTALVGFTSSFAVVLSGLTAVGASSAQAASGLLALCVTQAIGMLALSYRYRMPITLAWSTPGAALLAGTGAVAGGWPAAIGAFVVTGALIVVTGLWQRLGALVAAIPVEIAQAMLAGVLLPLCLAPVRAVQTSPAVVAPVILVWLVLQRYAQRWAVIAAFATAAIGAAISIAVQHRRLDVGAMAPRLELTVPHWSWQALIGVAIPLYIVTMASQNIPGTAVLASFDYRVPWRAAMTVTGLGTVVGAPAGGHAINLAAISAALSAAPAAHPDPKRRWIAAFTAGGIYLVLALGSAALVTLIATAPAGTLETVAGLALLATLATALGAALRSEHREAGVVTFVIAASGVGFAGIGAAFWALLAGLVVRSVLRQPERK is encoded by the coding sequence ATGTCGAACGCTTCCACTGCCGAAACCACCGCGACCGGGGAACCCGAACGGGCGCGGGCCGGGCTCGTGCCGCCGATCAGCGCGGGCGCGGTGACGGCGCTGGTCGGGTTCACGAGCTCCTTCGCCGTGGTGCTGAGCGGGTTGACCGCGGTGGGCGCGAGTTCCGCGCAAGCCGCGTCGGGCCTGCTCGCGCTGTGCGTCACGCAGGCGATCGGCATGCTGGCCCTGAGTTACCGCTACCGGATGCCGATCACGCTCGCCTGGTCCACGCCGGGCGCGGCGCTGCTGGCGGGGACGGGCGCGGTGGCGGGCGGCTGGCCCGCCGCGATCGGGGCGTTCGTGGTGACGGGCGCGCTGATCGTCGTCACCGGGCTGTGGCAGCGGCTGGGCGCGCTGGTCGCGGCGATCCCGGTGGAGATAGCGCAGGCCATGTTGGCGGGTGTGCTGCTGCCGCTGTGCCTGGCGCCGGTCCGGGCGGTGCAGACGAGTCCGGCGGTGGTGGCGCCGGTGATCCTGGTCTGGCTGGTGCTGCAACGGTACGCGCAGCGCTGGGCCGTGATCGCGGCCTTCGCGACGGCGGCGATCGGGGCCGCGATCAGCATCGCGGTGCAGCACCGGCGCCTCGACGTCGGTGCGATGGCGCCGCGGCTGGAACTGACGGTGCCGCATTGGAGCTGGCAGGCGCTGATCGGCGTGGCGATCCCGCTCTACATCGTCACCATGGCGTCGCAGAACATTCCGGGCACCGCGGTGCTGGCCTCGTTCGACTACCGGGTGCCCTGGCGCGCGGCGATGACCGTCACCGGGCTCGGCACCGTCGTCGGCGCGCCCGCGGGCGGGCACGCGATCAATCTCGCCGCCATCAGCGCCGCGCTGTCGGCCGCGCCCGCCGCGCACCCGGACCCGAAGCGACGCTGGATCGCCGCGTTCACCGCGGGCGGGATATACCTCGTGCTCGCACTGGGCTCGGCCGCGCTGGTCACGCTGATCGCCACCGCTCCGGCGGGCACGCTGGAAACCGTGGCCGGGCTGGCCCTGCTGGCGACCTTGGCGACCGCGCTCGGCGCGGCGCTGCGCTCCGAACACCGCGAGGCGGGCGTCGTCACCTTCGTCATCGCCGCCTCCGGCGTCGGCTTCGCCGGCATCGGCGCGGCCTTCTGGGCGCTGCTCGCCGGGCTCGTCGTGCGGAGCGTGTTGCGTCAGCCGGAACGGAAGTAG
- the pdhA gene encoding pyruvate dehydrogenase (acetyl-transferring) E1 component subunit alpha produces the protein MPGKTEFPVQLVQPDGRRVLDREHAALVADVGPEQVRALYEDMVVTRRIDVEATALQRQGQLGLWAPLLGQEAAQVGSAHALHPDDYVFCSYRETAVAYCRGVPPTDLTRLWRGVAHHCWDPHAVNMTNPNIVVGSQGLHATGYAFAAHLDGAEIATIAYFGDGASSQGDLAEALGFAATWSAPVVFFCQNNQWAISAPVRVQSATPIARRAYGYGMPGRQVDGNDVLAVLAVTRQAIARARSGGGPSLIEALTYRMGPHTTADDPTRYRSAAETEQWARRDPIDRIRRLLEREGHWDDAFARRVADRSDAVARAVRAATVDLPDPAPSELFDHVYTTPHPLITEQRRAYAEYLAGDPGGFSARGEGVPR, from the coding sequence ATGCCGGGCAAGACCGAATTCCCGGTGCAGTTGGTCCAGCCGGACGGTCGCCGCGTCCTCGATCGCGAGCACGCCGCGCTGGTCGCCGACGTCGGGCCGGAGCAGGTGCGAGCGCTGTACGAGGACATGGTGGTCACCCGCCGGATCGATGTCGAGGCCACCGCGCTGCAACGGCAGGGCCAGCTGGGCCTGTGGGCGCCCCTGCTCGGGCAGGAGGCCGCCCAGGTCGGCTCCGCGCACGCGCTGCATCCCGACGACTACGTGTTCTGCAGCTATCGCGAGACGGCGGTCGCCTACTGCCGCGGCGTGCCCCCCACCGATCTCACCCGGCTGTGGCGCGGCGTCGCCCATCATTGCTGGGATCCGCACGCGGTGAACATGACCAATCCCAATATCGTCGTGGGCTCCCAAGGGTTGCACGCGACGGGATACGCCTTCGCCGCCCACTTGGACGGCGCCGAGATCGCCACGATCGCCTATTTCGGCGACGGCGCCAGCAGCCAGGGCGATCTGGCCGAAGCGCTCGGGTTCGCCGCGACCTGGAGCGCGCCCGTCGTGTTCTTCTGCCAGAACAACCAGTGGGCGATCAGCGCGCCGGTGCGGGTACAGAGCGCGACGCCGATCGCCCGCCGCGCGTACGGCTACGGCATGCCGGGCAGGCAGGTCGACGGCAACGACGTGCTCGCCGTGCTCGCCGTGACGAGGCAGGCGATCGCGCGGGCGCGCTCCGGCGGCGGCCCGTCGTTGATCGAGGCGCTCACCTACCGGATGGGTCCGCACACCACGGCGGACGATCCCACCCGCTACCGCTCGGCCGCCGAGACCGAGCAGTGGGCTCGGCGCGATCCGATCGACCGGATCCGCAGGCTGCTCGAGCGCGAGGGCCACTGGGACGACGCGTTCGCACGCCGGGTCGCCGACCGGTCGGACGCGGTGGCCCGCGCGGTGCGCGCCGCGACCGTCGACCTGCCCGATCCCGCGCCGAGTGAGCTGTTCGACCACGTCTACACCACCCCGCACCCGCTGATCACCGAACAGCGGCGGGCGTACGCGGAGTACCTGGCCGGCGATCCCGGCGGCTTCTCCGCACGAGGAGAAGGAGTCCCGCGATGA
- a CDS encoding sulfurtransferase, with the protein MISPEELREALADKRLRLLDVRWALGDPDGPQHYLDGHIPGAVFVDLETELAAPPSPARGRHPLPDPAQLEKCARSWGLREGDPVVVYDATGGMAAARAWWLLRWAGVADVRILDGGLPAWIGAGGPVATGAEPDFEPGDVELRPGQLPVIDADAAARWKGVLLDARASERFRGDVEPIDPRAGHIPGALSAPTADNLDAEGRFRAVEELRDRFAGFGSGPVAVYCGSGVTAAHQVAALAVAGVEAALYPGSWSQWSNDPKRPVATGS; encoded by the coding sequence CTGATCTCACCGGAGGAACTGCGGGAAGCGTTGGCGGACAAGCGGCTTCGCCTACTGGATGTGCGATGGGCGCTGGGCGACCCGGACGGGCCGCAGCACTACCTCGACGGTCATATTCCCGGCGCGGTGTTCGTCGACCTGGAAACCGAACTGGCCGCGCCGCCTTCACCCGCGCGCGGCAGGCATCCACTGCCGGACCCCGCACAGCTGGAGAAGTGCGCGCGCAGCTGGGGGCTGCGCGAGGGCGATCCGGTCGTCGTCTACGACGCCACCGGCGGCATGGCCGCCGCCCGCGCCTGGTGGCTGCTGCGCTGGGCGGGCGTCGCGGACGTGCGCATTCTCGACGGCGGGCTGCCCGCCTGGATCGGCGCGGGCGGCCCGGTCGCGACCGGCGCCGAGCCCGACTTCGAGCCCGGCGATGTCGAACTGCGCCCCGGACAGCTGCCCGTGATCGACGCGGACGCGGCCGCTCGCTGGAAGGGCGTGCTGCTGGACGCCAGGGCGAGCGAGCGCTTCCGTGGTGACGTGGAGCCGATCGATCCTCGGGCCGGGCACATCCCCGGTGCGCTCAGCGCTCCGACCGCCGACAATCTCGACGCGGAGGGCCGCTTCCGCGCGGTGGAGGAACTGCGCGACCGCTTCGCCGGGTTCGGATCCGGGCCGGTGGCCGTGTACTGCGGCTCCGGCGTGACAGCGGCGCACCAGGTCGCGGCGCTCGCTGTCGCGGGCGTGGAGGCGGCCTTGTATCCCGGGTCGTGGTCACAGTGGTCGAACGATCCGAAACGGCCGGTCGCGACGGGTAGCTGA
- a CDS encoding alpha-ketoacid dehydrogenase subunit beta, with the protein MITTFAAALNTGLRRALEDDPKVLLMGEDIGRLGGVFRVTDTLQKDFGDNRVIDTPLAESGIVGTAFGMALRGYRPVCEIQFDGFVYPAFDQIVSHVAKINYRTQGKVHAPLTIRIPFGGGIGSVEHHSESPEVYFAHTAGLRVVTPSNPADAYSMIRAAIALNDPVIFFEPKRRYWDKADVDFAALDRDGGLPLDRARVCTTGSDATVVAYGGTVATALSAARIAAREGHALEVIDLRSLSPIDFGTVEESVAKTGRLIVTHEAPVFAGLGAEIAARITERCFYHLEAPVLRVGGFDIPYPPAKLEKHHLPDPDRILDAVDRTLAA; encoded by the coding sequence ATGATCACCACCTTCGCCGCCGCGCTCAACACCGGCTTGCGCCGCGCGCTGGAGGACGATCCGAAGGTCCTGCTGATGGGCGAGGACATCGGCCGCCTCGGCGGGGTGTTCCGGGTCACCGACACGCTGCAGAAGGACTTCGGCGACAATCGCGTCATCGACACGCCGCTGGCCGAATCGGGCATCGTCGGAACGGCTTTCGGCATGGCGCTGCGCGGCTACCGGCCGGTGTGCGAGATCCAGTTCGACGGGTTCGTCTATCCCGCGTTCGATCAGATCGTCTCGCACGTGGCCAAGATCAATTACCGAACGCAGGGAAAAGTGCACGCTCCCTTGACTATTCGCATCCCGTTCGGCGGCGGCATCGGCTCGGTCGAGCACCACTCCGAATCGCCCGAGGTCTATTTCGCGCACACCGCCGGGCTGCGCGTGGTCACACCGAGCAACCCCGCGGACGCCTATTCGATGATCCGCGCGGCGATCGCGCTGAACGACCCGGTGATCTTCTTCGAGCCCAAGCGCAGGTACTGGGACAAGGCCGACGTCGACTTCGCCGCGCTCGACCGCGACGGCGGCCTGCCCCTGGATCGCGCGCGCGTGTGCACCACGGGTTCGGACGCGACCGTCGTCGCCTACGGCGGAACCGTCGCGACCGCGCTGTCGGCCGCGCGGATCGCCGCGCGGGAAGGACACGCGCTCGAGGTGATCGACCTGCGCAGCCTCTCGCCGATCGACTTCGGCACCGTCGAGGAGTCGGTCGCGAAGACCGGGCGGCTGATCGTCACACACGAGGCGCCGGTGTTCGCCGGGCTCGGGGCCGAGATCGCCGCGCGGATCACCGAGCGCTGCTTCTATCACCTGGAAGCGCCCGTGCTGCGCGTCGGCGGATTCGACATCCCCTACCCCCCGGCTAAGCTCGAGAAGCACCACCTGCCCGACCCCGACCGCATTCTCGACGCGGTCGACCGTACCCTCGCCGCCTGA
- a CDS encoding Lrp/AsnC family transcriptional regulator: MTRENVGVRLDATDARLLLELVANPRATGVELATRLGLSRNTVQARLSRWEAGGVLGSFERRVEPRALGYPLAAFVAVVVDQHRLDSVVDELAEVPEVTEVCGMTGLTDLTVRVVAQDADDLYRIAGQILKIPGVERTNMALVMRELVGPRTAPLLDRLANSG; this comes from the coding sequence ATGACCAGAGAAAACGTCGGCGTGAGGCTGGACGCCACCGACGCCAGGCTGTTGCTGGAACTGGTCGCCAATCCCAGGGCGACGGGTGTGGAGCTGGCCACGCGGCTCGGCCTGTCCCGCAACACCGTGCAGGCCCGCTTGTCCCGCTGGGAGGCGGGCGGCGTGCTCGGCAGCTTCGAGCGGCGCGTCGAGCCGCGCGCGCTCGGCTATCCGCTGGCGGCGTTCGTCGCGGTCGTCGTCGACCAGCACCGGCTGGATTCGGTGGTGGACGAACTCGCCGAGGTGCCCGAGGTCACCGAGGTGTGCGGCATGACCGGACTCACCGACCTCACGGTGCGGGTGGTCGCGCAGGACGCCGACGACCTGTATCGCATCGCCGGGCAGATCCTCAAGATCCCCGGCGTCGAGCGGACCAACATGGCGCTGGTGATGCGCGAGCTGGTCGGTCCGCGCACCGCCCCGCTGCTGGACCGGCTGGCGAATTCCGGCTGA
- a CDS encoding DEAD/DEAH box helicase: MLHGLWSPGSGLLLWHDSPVAAPSTGLPDPLSSVLRASRFRHRAEVLVVANGVAATERVRAHAMAPLAAAEALRQRLPAGLVAGDLRFLAHVARGIERWVRAGRVVPDLRREDGQWWVRWRLVGGERQRAWLAELAVAMPQALRVAGRPAAVLDDMVTELTDPIARSLADPQDSPHPLVAALVGDTPLDNGSYQVAEVLERWRASLTGDEPELVLRLLEPDGELGLADESVALWRLEVCLRLSGEAPRTVPLHEDPNLVRIAVDKLGAAQRAYPRLRDLPSDPRSMDLLLPTEVVLDLVAHGAHALHAAGVQLLLPRAWSVAEPSMRLRVDSAAPAAESTVGLRGLVAYRWELALGDMVLTTAEMERLVRGKSDLVQLRGQWVQADHKALAAAARYVAAHADDTPVTFADMLGEIAVSRVPQVPITEVTASGWAGDLLDRAREPEAVAAPVGLKADLRPYQQRGLAWLATMSRMGCGAILADDMGLGKTVQVLALLVHERETPEPAEPPGPTLLVCPMSVVGNWQREAERFAPDLRVWVHHGAGRRAGAQLDETVAAADLVITTYALLARDAEELGRQHWDRVVLDEAQHIKNAGTRQARAARSLPARHRLALTGTPVENRLEELRSIMDFAMPKVLGSAQSFRARFAVPIERERDQNAISRLRWLTQPFVLRRVKTDPTVISDLPEKLEMTVRANLTVEQAALYQAVVDDMLAKIKDAKGMARKGAVLGALTRLKQVCNHPAHFLGDGSSVLHRGAHRSGKLALVEDVVDAVLADGEKALLFTQFREFGELVAPYLAERFGAEIPFLHGGVPKKKRDAMVTRFQTPDGPPLMLLSLKAGGTGLNLTAANHVVHLDRWWNPAVENQATDRAFRIGQQRNVQVRKLVCVDTIEERIDEMINGKRQLADLAVGAGENWITELSTDELRDLFTLGAAAVGE; encoded by the coding sequence ATGCTGCACGGACTGTGGTCGCCGGGATCCGGGTTGCTGCTCTGGCACGACTCGCCGGTCGCCGCGCCGTCCACCGGGCTGCCGGATCCGCTGAGCAGCGTGCTGCGGGCGTCGAGGTTCCGGCACCGCGCCGAGGTGCTGGTCGTCGCGAACGGCGTCGCCGCGACCGAGCGGGTGCGCGCGCACGCGATGGCCCCGCTCGCGGCGGCGGAGGCGCTGCGGCAGCGACTGCCCGCCGGACTGGTGGCGGGCGATCTGCGTTTTCTCGCGCACGTCGCGCGCGGCATCGAACGCTGGGTGCGTGCCGGGCGTGTCGTGCCGGACCTGCGCCGGGAGGACGGCCAGTGGTGGGTGCGCTGGCGGCTGGTCGGCGGGGAGCGGCAGCGGGCCTGGCTGGCCGAACTCGCGGTCGCGATGCCGCAGGCCCTGCGGGTGGCCGGGCGTCCGGCCGCGGTGCTGGACGACATGGTCACCGAGCTCACCGATCCGATCGCGCGGTCGCTGGCCGACCCGCAGGACTCGCCGCATCCCCTGGTGGCCGCCCTGGTCGGCGACACTCCGCTGGACAACGGCAGCTATCAGGTCGCCGAGGTGCTGGAGCGCTGGCGCGCGAGCCTGACCGGTGACGAGCCGGAATTGGTGCTGCGGTTGCTGGAACCGGACGGCGAACTCGGGCTCGCCGACGAGTCCGTCGCGCTGTGGCGGCTGGAGGTGTGCTTGCGCCTGAGCGGGGAGGCGCCCAGAACCGTTCCCCTGCACGAGGATCCGAATCTCGTGCGGATCGCGGTGGACAAGCTCGGCGCGGCCCAGCGGGCGTATCCGAGGTTGCGTGATCTGCCGAGCGATCCGCGCAGCATGGACCTGCTGCTGCCCACCGAGGTGGTGCTGGATCTGGTCGCGCACGGCGCGCACGCCCTGCACGCCGCCGGGGTCCAGTTGCTGCTGCCGCGAGCCTGGAGCGTCGCCGAACCGAGCATGCGCCTGCGCGTGGACAGCGCGGCGCCCGCCGCGGAGAGCACGGTCGGTCTGCGCGGCCTGGTCGCCTATCGCTGGGAGCTGGCGCTCGGCGACATGGTGTTGACCACGGCCGAGATGGAGCGCCTGGTGCGCGGTAAGTCCGATCTGGTGCAGTTGCGCGGCCAGTGGGTGCAGGCCGATCACAAGGCGCTGGCCGCCGCGGCCCGGTATGTCGCCGCGCACGCCGACGACACCCCGGTCACCTTCGCGGACATGCTCGGCGAGATCGCCGTCTCACGGGTGCCGCAGGTGCCGATCACCGAGGTCACCGCCAGCGGGTGGGCCGGTGACCTGCTCGACCGCGCGCGGGAGCCGGAAGCGGTCGCCGCGCCCGTCGGACTGAAGGCCGACCTGCGCCCCTACCAGCAGCGGGGCCTGGCCTGGCTGGCCACCATGAGCCGGATGGGGTGCGGCGCGATCCTGGCCGACGACATGGGACTCGGCAAGACCGTCCAGGTGCTCGCTCTGCTGGTACACGAACGCGAGACGCCGGAGCCGGCCGAGCCGCCGGGCCCGACCTTGCTGGTGTGCCCCATGTCGGTGGTCGGCAACTGGCAGCGCGAGGCGGAACGGTTCGCCCCCGACCTGCGGGTGTGGGTGCATCACGGCGCGGGCCGGCGGGCCGGGGCCCAACTCGACGAGACGGTCGCCGCCGCGGACCTGGTGATCACCACCTACGCGCTGCTCGCGCGCGACGCCGAGGAACTGGGCAGGCAGCACTGGGACCGCGTCGTCCTGGACGAAGCGCAGCACATCAAGAACGCCGGTACGCGGCAGGCGCGGGCGGCGCGGTCGTTGCCCGCGCGGCATCGGCTGGCGCTCACCGGCACCCCGGTGGAGAACCGGTTGGAAGAGCTGCGCTCCATCATGGATTTCGCGATGCCGAAGGTGCTGGGCAGCGCGCAGTCCTTCCGGGCCCGTTTCGCGGTCCCCATCGAACGCGAGCGCGACCAGAACGCGATCAGCCGGCTGCGCTGGCTCACCCAGCCGTTCGTGCTGCGCCGGGTGAAGACGGATCCCACGGTGATCAGCGATCTGCCCGAGAAGCTCGAGATGACCGTGCGGGCCAATCTCACCGTCGAGCAGGCCGCCCTCTATCAGGCGGTCGTGGACGACATGCTGGCGAAAATCAAGGACGCGAAGGGCATGGCGCGCAAGGGCGCCGTGCTCGGTGCGCTCACCCGGCTCAAGCAGGTGTGCAACCATCCCGCGCATTTCCTGGGCGACGGGTCGAGCGTGCTGCACCGCGGGGCGCACCGCTCCGGCAAGCTCGCTCTCGTCGAGGACGTCGTGGACGCGGTGCTGGCCGACGGGGAGAAAGCTCTGCTGTTCACGCAGTTCCGGGAATTCGGCGAGCTGGTGGCGCCCTACCTCGCCGAGCGGTTCGGCGCCGAGATCCCGTTCCTGCACGGTGGCGTGCCGAAGAAGAAGCGCGACGCGATGGTCACCCGGTTCCAGACGCCGGACGGTCCGCCACTGATGTTGTTGTCGCTCAAGGCGGGTGGCACCGGCCTCAACCTCACCGCCGCCAATCACGTGGTGCACCTGGACCGCTGGTGGAATCCCGCCGTGGAGAACCAGGCCACCGACCGCGCCTTCCGGATCGGCCAGCAGCGCAACGTCCAGGTGCGCAAGCTGGTCTGCGTGGACACGATCGAGGAGCGGATCGACGAGATGATCAACGGCAAGCGGCAACTCGCCGATCTGGCCGTCGGCGCGGGGGAGAACTGGATCACCGAGCTGAGCACCGACGAACTGCGCGACCTGTTCACCCTCGGAGCGGCGGCGGTGGGCGAATGA
- a CDS encoding acyl-CoA thioesterase: protein MTQQYPVLWPVPTRWADNDHYGHVNNVTYYSYFDTAVNAWLMHATGTDIRELPALGVVAQTSCQYLGSISFPDQLQVGLRISRLGRSSITYDLAIFREADGALELAATGVFVHVYVDAETRKPVEIPEVIRTAAAALVTD, encoded by the coding sequence GTGACGCAGCAGTATCCGGTGCTCTGGCCGGTGCCGACCCGGTGGGCCGACAACGACCACTACGGGCACGTGAACAACGTGACCTATTACTCGTACTTCGACACCGCGGTGAACGCGTGGTTGATGCACGCCACCGGAACCGACATCCGCGAACTGCCCGCGCTCGGCGTGGTGGCGCAGACCTCCTGCCAGTATCTCGGCTCGATCAGCTTCCCGGACCAGTTGCAGGTCGGCTTGCGCATCTCGCGGCTCGGGCGCTCCAGTATCACCTACGATCTGGCCATCTTCCGCGAGGCCGACGGCGCGCTGGAACTGGCGGCCACCGGGGTCTTCGTGCACGTCTACGTGGACGCCGAGACCCGCAAGCCGGTCGAGATCCCGGAGGTCATCCGCACGGCCGCGGCGGCGCTCGTCACGGACTGA
- a CDS encoding SDR family oxidoreductase produces the protein MEISGKVAIVTGAGAGIGAALAARLVDAGARVVLADLDEASAVRVAESLGPGAVAVGGDVADETVIRALIDRAEAEFGPVDLYFANAGIGGGAGLDSTDQQWSAALEVNVLAHVRAARLLVPGWLARGGGYFVATASAAGLLTQLGSAPYAVSKHAAVGFAEWLSVTYGDRGVRVSCVCPMGVDTRLLRGGLVPPEHAAEAELAVKAVTSAGAVLSPEDVAEIVLAGVAEERFLILPHPEVLKMYRHKGSDYDRWLDGMRRFQAALRA, from the coding sequence ATGGAGATTTCGGGCAAAGTTGCCATTGTCACGGGGGCGGGCGCGGGGATCGGGGCGGCGCTGGCCGCCCGGCTCGTCGACGCCGGTGCGCGTGTGGTGCTCGCCGACCTCGACGAGGCGAGCGCGGTGCGAGTCGCGGAGTCTCTCGGGCCGGGGGCGGTCGCGGTCGGCGGGGATGTGGCCGACGAAACGGTGATCCGCGCGTTGATCGATCGCGCCGAGGCGGAGTTCGGGCCGGTCGACCTGTATTTCGCGAACGCGGGCATCGGCGGGGGCGCGGGTCTGGACAGCACCGACCAGCAGTGGTCGGCCGCGCTGGAGGTCAACGTGCTGGCCCACGTCCGCGCCGCGCGGCTGCTGGTGCCCGGATGGCTGGCGCGCGGCGGCGGTTACTTCGTCGCCACGGCGTCGGCGGCGGGACTGCTCACCCAGCTCGGTTCGGCGCCCTACGCGGTGTCCAAGCACGCGGCCGTCGGTTTCGCGGAGTGGCTGTCGGTCACCTACGGCGACCGGGGGGTCCGGGTGAGCTGCGTGTGCCCGATGGGCGTGGACACGCGGTTGCTGCGGGGCGGCCTCGTTCCGCCCGAGCACGCCGCCGAGGCGGAACTCGCGGTGAAGGCGGTCACGAGCGCGGGCGCGGTGCTGTCCCCGGAGGACGTCGCCGAGATCGTGCTCGCCGGGGTGGCCGAGGAACGCTTCTTGATCCTTCCGCATCCGGAAGTGCTGAAGATGTACCGCCACAAGGGCTCCGACTACGATCGCTGGCTCGACGGAATGCGCCGCTTCCAAGCCGCGCTCCGGGCGTAG
- a CDS encoding dihydrolipoamide acetyltransferase family protein produces the protein MENHARQDLPASVLEFRLPDLGEGLTDAELVSWAVAVGDTVELNQPIADVETAKAVVALPSPFAGRVIELLARPGDTVAVGAPLIRVQTAGADDTSEAGRASVLVGYGPEAETTSRRRPPAGSGVSRTDGGERKGPGVSRSGGADSPTSQPRERQPETAPGAARAAATPAARKLARELGLDLWFIAGSGPGGAVTVEDVRGAVPVSQPRPADQATVPAEAVRPSAREERTPIGGIRKRTAAAMLTSARTIPQASTFVTADCTAAMELLDHLRSTKPFAGLSLTPLALVGKATLAALSDFPGMNVCWDEAAQEIVTKHYVNLGIAVATERGLLVPNIKDAQTLNLRDLTREIGWLADTARTGDATPADLRGGTFTITNVGVFGVDAGVPLVNPGEAAILCLGSIGRRPWVVRDEIAIRWVTTLGVSFDHRMIDGELASRFLATVAGFLEDPLTLLSRA, from the coding sequence GTGGAAAACCATGCCCGCCAGGATCTTCCGGCGTCCGTGCTGGAGTTCCGGCTACCCGACCTCGGGGAGGGCTTGACCGACGCCGAACTGGTGTCGTGGGCGGTGGCGGTCGGCGACACGGTCGAGTTGAACCAGCCCATCGCCGACGTGGAGACGGCCAAAGCGGTCGTCGCGTTGCCGTCGCCGTTCGCGGGCCGAGTGATCGAACTGCTGGCGCGGCCGGGCGACACCGTCGCGGTCGGGGCGCCGCTCATTCGCGTCCAGACGGCCGGAGCCGACGACACGAGCGAGGCGGGCCGCGCTTCGGTCTTGGTCGGCTACGGTCCCGAGGCGGAAACGACGTCCCGGCGGCGTCCTCCTGCCGGGTCCGGCGTTTCGCGGACGGACGGCGGGGAGAGGAAGGGGCCCGGCGTTTCGCGATCCGGCGGCGCGGACAGCCCGACCTCGCAGCCGCGCGAGCGGCAACCGGAGACCGCGCCCGGCGCGGCACGGGCGGCGGCGACGCCCGCCGCGCGGAAACTGGCTCGCGAACTCGGCCTCGACCTGTGGTTCATCGCGGGTTCCGGGCCCGGCGGCGCGGTCACCGTCGAGGACGTGCGCGGCGCGGTACCCGTCTCCCAGCCGCGTCCGGCGGACCAGGCCACCGTGCCCGCCGAAGCGGTCCGCCCGTCCGCGCGCGAGGAGCGCACCCCGATCGGCGGCATCCGCAAACGCACCGCCGCGGCGATGCTGACCAGCGCGCGAACCATCCCGCAGGCCAGCACGTTCGTCACCGCGGACTGCACCGCCGCGATGGAACTACTCGATCATCTGCGCAGCACGAAGCCCTTCGCGGGCCTGTCCCTGACGCCGCTGGCCCTGGTCGGCAAGGCGACGCTGGCCGCGCTCTCCGACTTCCCCGGCATGAACGTCTGCTGGGACGAAGCCGCTCAGGAGATCGTCACCAAGCACTACGTCAATCTGGGCATCGCGGTGGCCACCGAACGCGGGCTGCTGGTCCCGAACATCAAAGACGCGCAGACCCTCAACCTGCGCGACCTGACCCGGGAAATCGGCTGGCTCGCCGACACCGCCCGCACGGGCGACGCGACACCCGCCGACCTGCGCGGCGGCACGTTCACCATCACCAACGTCGGCGTCTTCGGCGTGGACGCCGGAGTCCCGCTGGTCAATCCGGGCGAGGCAGCGATCCTGTGCCTCGGCTCGATCGGCAGGCGACCGTGGGTGGTGCGCGACGAGATCGCGATTCGGTGGGTGACCACCCTCGGCGTGAGCTTCGATCACCGCATGATCGACGGCGAACTCGCGTCCCGCTTCCTGGCCACCGTCGCGGGATTCCTGGAAGACCCGCTCACCCTGCTCAGCCGCGCGTGA